The following are from one region of the Poecilia reticulata strain Guanapo linkage group LG7, Guppy_female_1.0+MT, whole genome shotgun sequence genome:
- the LOC103467977 gene encoding taste receptor type 1 member 1-like, with amino-acid sequence MKAKQAVAHLMGCLLPLLIDVITASEFELDGDYLIGGLFDIHHVSGAYRHYKPETIACSSERLILSSYRRFQVMRFSIDEINNSTDLLPNVTLGYKIFDHCSDIQNFPGIFNLISENNVIYPWDELSSNISKVIAVVGTYTSTETLSVAPLFMMDLIPMVSYGAASSVFSRKQNFPSFLRTVHPNKDVIEVVYNILQNFNWRWVAFLYSDGDYGKDGLDLFLKKIKDTEICLAYTKSLDDNTDYPLLFRQLEAQRVNIIIVFAPEWTAEALIKGAIKQNLTNKVWIAGDAWSLHQELPKENGIRNIGTVLGVAEPKMAIPCFNDFIYSSAARPQHDDKDEQTFCNQICECPNVTAADVINADPSFNFPVYSAVYAVAHALHNVLQCGSGRCNKDMSVQPYMVLTALRKSNFVLLNESVQFDENGDPMFGSYSIVFWNPSGEAEEVGFHKFHPFLQFFVNSTKIQWHSDGKEPVSFCSKECSDGYSKEQEGIHKCCFNCKICPDGTYINTTEDPYNCISCKETEWSDPGSTLCSLRLVEFIPFTDSGAIVIMVGASTFVGLTVAMSALFAFNYNTPVVKSAGGPMCFLILGCLTLCSLSVFFYFDEPTIASCVLRFLPFLLFFTVCLACFVVRSFQIICIFKIAAKFPKLLSWWMKYHGQWLVISVAFVTQAVLLIIGYSVAPPKPYSDMFSYTELIILGCDLNLKAISGSVSLLASLCSLCFIFSYMGKDLPKNYNEAKAITFCLLLLILTWIVLTTTTMLYHGKHIHTFTALAVLSSLYSFLLWYFFPKCHIIIFQPQKNTQQHFQGLIQNYTKTVSQ; translated from the exons ATGAAAGCTAAGCAGGCGGTTGCTCATCTGATGGGATGTCTTCTGCCTCTCCTGATTGATGTAATCACTGCCTCAGAGTTCGAGTTGGACGGGGATTATTTGATCGGGGGTCTTTTTGACATTCATCACGTCAGTGGAGCATATCGTCATTACAAACCAGAAACCATTGCCTGCTCAAG CGAACGATTAATCCTGTCAAGTTATCGGAGGTTTCAGGTGATGAGATTTTCCATTGATGAAATCAATAACTCCACTGACCTGCTGCCAAATGTAACTCTGGGTTATAAAATATTTGACCACTGCTCAGACATACAGAATTTTCCTGGCATTTTCAACCTTATCTctgaaaataatgtaatttaccCATGGGATGAGTTGAGCAGCAACATTTCTAAAGTGATTGCAGTGGTTGGCACCTATACAAGCACAGAGACTCTGTCGGTGGCCCCACTCTTCATGATGGATCTTATTCCTATG GTCAGTTACGGGGCTGCTAGTTCTGTCTTCTCAAGAAAGCAGAACTTCCCATCCTTCTTACGAACCGTCCATCCCAATAAAGATGTCATTGAAGTGGTTTATAATATTCTGCAGAACTTCAACTGGCGCTGGGTTGCTTTCCTTTACAGTGATGGTGATTATGGAAAAGACGGCTTGGACTTGTTCTTGAAGAAGATAAAGGACACTGAGATCTGCTTGGCATACACCAAAAGCCTCGACGACAACACAGATTATCCTCTCTTATTCAGACAGCTAGAGGCACAAAGAGTGAATATCATCATTGTTTTTGCTCCTGAATGGACTGCTGAAGCTCTCATTAAAGGAGCCATAAAGCAAAACTTGACCAACAAAGTGTGGATAGCAGGGGATGCTTGGTCCTTACACCAGGAGCTCCCCAAAGAAAATGGAATCAGAAATATTGGAACTGTCCTGGGGGTAGCTGAGCCAAAAATGGCCATACCCTGTTTCAATGACTTCATCTATTCCTCCGCAGCACGGCCTCAGCACGATGACAAAGATGAGCAAACATTTTGTAATCAGATTTGTGAGTGTCCCAATGTAACCGCTGCAGATGTAATCAACGCAGACCCTTCCTTCAACTTCCCTGTTTACTCTGCTGTCTATGCCGTTGCGCATGCTTTACACAATGTCTTGCAATGTGGGTCCGGCAGGTGTAATAAAGACATGTCAGTGCAACCATACATG GTTTTAACAGCACTGAGGAAATCCAACTTTGTACTTTTAAATGAGAGCGTTCAGTTTGACGAGAATGGGGACCCCATGTTCGGATCTTATTCAATCGTTTTCTGGAACCCGAGTGGTGAGGCAGAGGAGGTCGGGTTTCACAAGTTTCACCCATTTCTCCAGTTCTTCGTCAACAGCACCAAGATCCAGTGGCATTCTGACGGGAAG GAACCAGTGTCATTTTGTTCCAAAGAATGTTCTGACGGGTATTCAAAAGAACAAGAGGGAATCCATAAATGTTGTTTCAACTGTAAAATCTGCCCAGATGGGACTTACATCAACACTACAG AGGATCCCTACAACTGCATCAGCTGTAAGGAGACGGAGTGGTCTGACCCAGGAAGTACGCTGTGCAGTCTGCGCCTGGTGGAGTTCATACCGTTCACAGACAGCGGCGCCATAGTGATCATGGTTGGAGCCTCCACCTTCGTGGGCCTCACGGTGGCCATGTCTGCTCTCTTCGCCTTCAACTACAACACGCCTGTTGTCAAATCTGCTGGAGGACCGATGTGCTTTCTGATTTTAGGCTGCCTCACTCTGTGCAGTCTCAGTGTGTTCTTTTACTTTGACGAACCCACGATCGCATCTTGTGTGTTAAGGTTTTTGCCGTTTCTGTTGTTCTTCACCGTTTGCCTGGCATGTTTCGTCGTGCGCTCATTTCAGatcatttgcattttcaaaattGCAGCTAAATTCCCCAAACTTCTCAGCTGGTGGATGAAATACCACGGACAGTGGTTGGTCATCAGTGTGGCCTTTGTCACACAGGCTGTCTTGCTTATCATTGGCTACTCTGTTGCCCCCCCAAAGCCTTACAGCGATATGTTTTCCTACACAGAGCTAATAATACTCGGTTGTGACCTTAACCTCAAAGCGatatctggttctgtttctttACTCGCCTCACTGTGCTCcctttgcttcattttctcctACATGGGAAAAGACCTGCCAAAGAATTACAACGAAGCCAAAGCCATAACCttctgcctgctgctgctgatcctGACCTGGATTGTCCTCACCACTACGACCATGCTTTACCATGGAAAGCACATTCATACGTTTACCGCTCTGGCAGTGCTGTCAAGTCTCTACTCGTTTCTGTTAtggtatttttttccaaaatgccacattattatttttcaaccTCAGAAAAACACTCAACAGCACTTCCAGGGTCTCATCCAGAACTATACGAAAACAGTTAGTCAGTAG
- the LOC103467976 gene encoding taste receptor type 1 member 1-like, which yields MTHFIAAVCLMGLFLQGITKSTLRHSEFQLEGDYLLGGLFDIHYISSPPSQKRPEAIDCSREIFLLPNYRRFQLMRFTVEEINNSTTLLPNVTLGYELFDHCSDTRSFTDIFKLISVNDSIQPWHEPSKNRSKLIALVGPFTSTHALTVAPFFMVDHIPVVSYGSSASVFSEKRKYPSFLRTVHPNQDTVGVIVMILQHFDWRWVAFLHSGDDFGSDGLEMFIQRIKTTDICLAYSKALSEDTDYSLVFKQMEEQKLNVIIVFAPKIYAEAIIKTAIEQNVTNKVWIADDGWSLNKQLAKLEGIGNIGTVLGVAQPVVTIPGFDDFIYFTAERALKADAEQQMLCNQDCNCRNLTAGKIIAADPSFSFPIYSAVHAVARALHNILKCETGRCDDAIPVQPFMVVEELRRSNFTLLNQSVLFDENGDPNFGHFSIVFWNHSGDAQEVGFYHFNQSPAFYINNTQIQWHTGGEVPIAICSPECPTGYARKITGIHKCCFRCEICPPETYVNITDDPYNCISCKETEWSKEGSTSCSLRLVEYVPFTDRRAILVMAGTIIFLGLILAVALLFAVNYHTPVVRSAGGAMCFLILGCLTLCSVSVFFFFGKPTNATCVLRYFPFVLCYSVCLACFVVRSFQIVCIFKIAAKFPKLQSWWIKYHGQWLLITGTFSTQAMLILISFSFYPPRPYNETSWYQDQIVLSCDLNLAAASCSFIILPFLCCLCFIFSYMGKDLPKNYNEAKAITFCLLLLILTWIMFATEYLLYRGKYIHTLNALAVLSSLYSFLLWYFVPKCYIMIFQAHKNTQKYFQGLIQNYTKTISQ from the exons ATGACACATTTTATCGCCGCCGTGTGTCTGATGGGACTTTTTCTCCAAGGCATCACAAAATCCACACTGAGACACTCAGAGTTTCAACTGGAGGGAGATTATTTACTTGGTGGACTTTTTGACATCCATTACATCAGTTCACCTCCTTCTCAGAAAAGACCTGAAGCCATCGACTGTTCCAG GGAGATTTTCCTTCTTCCAAATTACCGAAGGTTTCAGTTGATGAGGTTCACggttgaggaaataaataactCCACCACCCTGCTGCCAAATGTCACCCTTGGCTACGAGCTGTTTGACCACTGCTCGGACACGCGTAGCTTCACAGATATCTTCAAGCTCATCTCCGTCAATGACTCCATCCAACCTTGGCATGAGCCGTCAAAGAATCGGTCCAAACTGATAGCGCTGGTTGGTCCTTTCACAAGCACACATGCCCTGACTGTCGCACCGTTTTTCATGGTGGATCACATTCCTGTG GTCAGTTATGGAAGCTCTGCTTCAGTCTTTTCCGAAAAACGCAAATACCCGTCTTTTCTACGAACAGTGCACCCCAATCAGGACACTGTAGGTGTGATTGTCATGATTCTTCAACACTTCGACTGGCGCTGGGTTGCTTTCCTCCACAGCGGCGATGACTTTGGCAGTGACGGCTTGGAGATGTTCATTCAAAGGATTAAAACCACCGACATCTGCCTGGCTTATTCCAAGGCCCTCTCTGAGGACACTGATTACTCACTAGTCTTCAAACAGATGGaggaacaaaaactaaatgtgatCATTGTGTTCGCTCCAAAGATTTACGCCGAAGCCATCATCAAAACTGCAATTGAGCAGAACGTCACCAACAAAGTGTGGATAGCGGATGACGGGTGGTCCTTAAACAAACAACTAGCCAAACTGGAGGGAATAGGAAATATCGGAACTGTACTCGGGGTTGCTCAGCCAGTGGTAACAATTCCTGGTTTCGATGATTTTATCTACTTTACTGCAGAGCGGGCTCTCAAAGCAGATGCTGAGCAGCAGATGTTGTGCAATCAGGATTGCAACTGCAGAAATCTGACTGCTGGAAAAATTATTGCAGCAGATCCGTCGTTCTCTTTCCCGATTTATTCCGCTGTGCATGCTGTTGCCCGGGCCTTGCATAACATCCTAAAATGTGAAACTGGCAGGTGTGATGACGCTATACCAGTGCAGCCATTTATG GTGGTAGAAGAACTCAGGAGGTCCAACTTCACATTGCTGAACCAGAGTGTCCTATTCGATGAGAATGGAGACCCCAATTTTGGACACTTTTCAATAGTTTTCTGGAACCACAGTGGCGATGCTCAAGAGGTTGGCTTCTACCATTTTAACCAATCTCCTGCCTTCTACATCAACAACACCCAAATTCAGTGGCACACAGGTGGAGAg GTTCCGATCGCAATTTGTTCCCCCGAATGTCCAACTGGATATGCAAGAAAAATAACTGGAATCCATAAATGTTGCTTCAGGTGTGAAATATGTCCACCTGAAACATATGTCAACATCACAG ATGATCCCTACAACTGCATCAGCTGCAAGGAGACAGAGTGGTCTAAAGAAGGAAGTACATCATGTAGCCTGCGGCTGGTGGAGTACGTTCCCTTCACAGATAGAAGAGCTATCCTGGTAATGGCCGGAACCATCATCTTCTTGGGTCTCATTCTGGCTGTAGCTCTCCTCTTCGCCGTCAACTACCACACTCCTGTTGTCAGATCTGCTGGAGGCGCGATGTGCTTTCTGATTTTAGGCTGCCTCACTCTGTGCAGTGTCAGTGTGTTCTTTTTCTTTGGTAAGCCCACAAATGCTACTTGCGTCTTGAGGTATTTCCCATTTGTCCTGTGCTACTCCGTTTGTCTGGCATGTTTTGTTGTGCGCTCCTTTCAGAtcgtttgcatttttaaaatagctgCCAAGTTCCCCAAACTCCAAAGCTGGTGGATAAAATATCACGGCCAATGGCTGCTCATCACAGGGACATTCTCAACTCAGGCCATGTTGATTCTCATTAGCTTTTCCTTTTACCCTCCCAGACCGTACAATGAGACATCATGGTACCAGGACCAAATTGTTCTTAGCTGTGACTTAAATCTCGCTGCAGCTTcttgttcttttattattcttcctttcctttgttgcctttgcttcattttctcctACATGGGAAAAGACCTCCCAAAGAATTACAACGAGGCCAAAGCCATAACTTtttgcctgctgctgctgatcctCACCTGGATAATGTTTGCTACTGAATACCTACTTTACCGTGGAAAGTACATCCACACTCTCAATGCTTTGGCAGTTCTTTCAAGTCTTTACTCTTTCCTCTTGTGGTATTTTGTCCCAAAATGTTACATTATGATTTTTCAGgctcataaaaacacacagaaatactTCCAAGGTCTTATTCAAAATTATACCAAAACTATTTCCCAGTAG